The Euphorbia lathyris chromosome 8, ddEupLath1.1, whole genome shotgun sequence genome has a window encoding:
- the LOC136203143 gene encoding probable disease resistance protein At4g27220 — protein MQMILQLLLDAQALLLLHFLVKKITGSLTVDQVGSVTTVFSNACGGCKILLTSRRKHVLSNEMCTQKEFPLAVLEPEETWRLFEMSVSKAKDPELRAIATEIAKKCAGLPLLILIVATDLRNKGIHAWKDKLIQLSCLENKEIYEQVNEVIKSSYENLIDEEAKSLFLLCPQFGNPNIRIQDLLVYCAGLGLFKHMDSIEGARNRVLTLIDKLKDECLLLDGDKAGFIKIHDLVRDIALTIASDVQHAFVSTSKVTSTELRNKDWTRISLRCSDIAELPEVLECPKAELFSLFAEDLNLDIPNSFFAEVTQLKVLHFTEVNFVSGFPSSLGFLTGLQTLYLERCRLDNLAIIAELKQLELLSLADSKIAELPREIKALTRLKLLDLRGCWKLRVIPADVLSNLCLLEELYMLNSFHGWELEGNASLVELKNLSRLTTLEIQVEDGKLLPKDWFFNGLQNYKIHVGHWRWSKEYKSSRVLQLELATNSGLMHRIKEFLKGTEVLYLGELKGTENLLFDYGQLETDSFGKLRFLEIRNCHSLKNLFPFSCHKCLPQLQEIEVKSCDNMEAIVGEGSEGEVMEFPQLTSLTLEYLPNLIGFCKTSGMVSFPTLTSLTVYQCNSLKYVFTTSMVKSGPQLKKLEIIHCELIEEIILSNEIEEESIHMIVFPELDYLELAQLGNMKRFSSRYPIEFPKLRNLRISGCYALKNFVSKFSDTTDDETLFNELATFSSLEIIHFECMNNLRYIWHQQLADDHSFSKLKSLKIVCCSKLSVVFPSNLYRRFQRLVSLEISNCGGVQEIFEYQRFCIKKETSLQAFSLRQISISNLPSLKHILSKDIDEALSFPNLQSVDVCDCKDLKYVFPASIACGLLQLQHLQITCGVEMIIAEAKNEESDGATGHALEWPKLKYLEARDLNKLIKFGFKIPEVIPNLEVLKLDHNSLKAIQDDHVLPVSVEIATSYSNTFKRGIYSFSIWFSQTNLFFGISLHRLLFFGRDILGWRGTTISSSKIFGVRGYS, from the exons ATGCAAATGATTTTACAGCTTTTGCTGGATGCACAGGCTCTTCTTCTACTGCACTTCTTGGTCAAAAAGATTACTGGATCATTGACAGTGGATCAAGTGGGTTCAGTTACAACTGTATTTTCTAATGCATGTGGAGGTTGCAAAATACTGCTAACCTCAAGGAGGAAGCATGTTTTATCAAATGAGATGTGCACACAGAAAGAATTTCCGCTCGCTGTTCTAGAACCAGAAGAAACATGGAGATTGTTTGAAATGTCTGTAAGTAAGGCTAAAGATCCTGAGTTGCGTGCCATAGCAACTGAAATTGCCAAAAAATGTGCAGGGTTGCCCCTTCTAATTCTGATAGTTGCCACAGATCTGCGAAATAAAGGTATACACGCATGGAAAGATAAGCTAATCCAGCTTTCATGCTTAGAAAATAAAGAGATATACGAGCAAGTGAACGAAGTTATTAAGTCAAGCTATGAGAATTTGATTGATGAGGAAGCCAAGTCACTCTTCTTGCTTTGCCCTCAGTTTGGGAATCCGAATATTCGAATTCAAGACTTGCTCGTTTACTGTGCGGGCCTAGGCTTATTTAAGCACATGGATTCCATTGAAGGAGCAAGGAACAGAGTATTAACTTTGATTGATAAACTCAAAGATGAGTGCTTGCTGTTGGATGGTGACAAGGCTGGATTCATCAAAATCCACGACCTTGTTCGTGACATTGCTCTTACAATTGCATCCGATGTGCAACATGCTTTTGTAAGTACAAGTAAGGTTACATCAACAGAGTTGCGAAACAAAGATTGGACCCGAATTTCCCTTCGTTGTTCTGATATAGCTGAGCTTCCGGAAGTCCTCGAATGTCCAAAAGCGGAGCTGTTTTCACTGTTTGCGGAAGATCTTAATCTAGATATCCCTAATTCATTTTTTGCAGAGGTTACACAACTCAAGGTTCTCCATTTTACTGAGGTGAACTTCGTATCCGGATTTCCTTCCTCACTTGGTTTTCTTACAGGCCTTCAAACATTGTATTTGGAACGTTGTAGATTGGACAACCTAGCTATAATTGCAGAATTGAAGCAGCTGGAGTTGCTCAGTTTGGCTGATTCAAAAATAGCAGAATTGCCAAGAGAAATCAAGGCATTGACTCGACTAAAGCTATTAGATCTGAGAGGCTGCTGGAAACTCCGAGTAATCCCAGCAGATGTCTTGTCAAATCTGTGTTTATTAGAAGAGTTGTACATGCTTAACAGTTTTCATGGATGGGAGCTGGAAGGAAATGCGAGTCTTGTGGAATTGAAGAACTTGTCTCGCCTGACAACTTTGGAAATACAAGTTGAAGATGGCAAGTTGTTACCAAAGGACTGGTTCTTTAATGGATTGCAAAACTATAAAATACATGTAGGTCATTGGCGTTGGTCTAAGGAATATAAATCATCAAGGGTGCTACAGCTAGAGCTGGCAACGAATAGTGGTTTGATGCATAGGATTAAAGAGTTTCTGAAAGGGACCGAAGTTCTATATTTAGGTGAATTGAAGGGGACTGAGAATTTGTTGTTTGATTATGGTCAACTTGAAACAGATTCTTTTGGGAAACTACGATTCTTAGAAATCAGGAATTGCCATTCGTTGAAGAATCTCTTTCCATTTTCATGTCACAAATGTTTGCCGCAGCTTCAAGAAATTGAAGTCAAATCATGTGATAACATGGAAGCTATTGTTGGTGAAGGGAGTGAAGGTGAAGTGATGGAGTTCCCTCAGTTGACCTCTTTGACGCTGGAATATCTACCAAATCTAATAGGCTTTTGCAAAACAAGTGGAATG GTTTCTTTCCCTACTTTAACAAGCTTGACGGTGTATCAATGCAATAGTTTGAAGTATGTATTTACAACTTCAATGGTGAAATCTGGTCCGCaactcaaaaagcttgaaataaTTCACTGCGAGTTAATCGAAGAGATAATACTGAGCAACGAAATAGAAGAAGAAAGCATCCATATGATTGTGTTTCCTGAACTTGACTATCTTGAACTCGCACAGCTTGGCAACATGAAAAGGTTCAGCAGCagatatccaattgaatttCCAAAACTAAGAAACCTGAGGATATCTGGTTGCTATGCATTGAAGAACTTTGTGTCCAAATTTTCAGATACTACTGATGATGAAACTCTCTTCAATGAATTG GCCACTTTCTCCAGTCTGGAGATAATACATTTTGAATGCATGAATAACTTGAGATATATATGGCACCAGCAACTCGCAGATGATCATTCGTTttccaaattaaaatcattgaagATTGTATGTTGCTCAAAGCTATCAGTTGTTTTCCCATCAAATCTGTATAGAAGATTTCAAAGATTAGTGTCACTTGAAATATCTAATTGTGGTGGAGTTCAGGAGATATTCGAATATCAAAGGTTCTGTATCAAAAAGGAAACTAGTTTACAAGCATTTTCGCTACGACAGATATCTATAAGCAATCTACCCTCATTGAAGCATATATTGAGTAAGGACATCGATGAAGCTTTGAGTTTTCCAAATCTGCAATCAGTTGATGTATGTGATTGTAAGGATCTGAAATATGTGTTTCCGGCATCGATAGCGTGTGGTCTTCTCCAACTTCAACACCTCCAAATAACTTGTGGTGTAGAAATGATAATTGCAGAGGCAAAAAATGAAGAATCAGATGGTGCCACTGGTCATGCGCTTGAGTGGCCCAAGTTGAAATATTTGGAAGCACGGGATCTGAATAAGTTGATCAAGTTCGGTTTCAAAATCCCCGAG GTTATTCCCAATTTGGAGGTCTTGAAATTAGATCACAACAGCTTGAAAGCAATACAAGATGATCATGTCCTTCCAGTGAGTGTGGAAATTGCAACGAGTTACTCTAACACATTTAAAAGAGGAATCTATTCCTTTTCTATTTGGTTTTCTCAGACAAATCTATTCTTTGGAATCTCTCTCCATCGACTGTTGTTCTTTGGGAGAGATATTCTCGGTTGGAGAGGAACAACAATATCATCGTCTAAAATATTTGGAGTTAGAGGATATTCATAA
- the LOC136203721 gene encoding cyclin-dependent kinase D-3 has protein sequence MSENDGEKKVADRYLKREILGEGTYGVVYKAIDTKTGQVVAIKKIRLGKQKEGVNFTALREIKLLKELHDPNIIELVDAFPHKGNLHLVFEFMETDLEAVIRDRNIFLSPADIKSYFQMTLKGLAFCHRKWVLHRDMKPNNLLISSNGQLKLGDFGLARIFGSPDRKFTHQVFARWYRAPELLFGTKQYGSGVDVWAAACIFAELLLRRPFLQGTSDIDQLGKIFQAFGTPTPSQWPDLVYLPDYVEYQTVPSQPLRKLFPMASDDTLDLLAKMFTYDPKVRITVEQALEHRYFTSAPLPTEPAKLPRPAPKRESVNPRASDFNPLEGPTVLSPPRKTRRVMPDREGFDGNANQLDKIHEHSDFRQAAGNYTGKNEQVPMSIDFSVFASRPMSRPTINSADRSHLKRKLDLEFQHPE, from the exons ATGTCGGAGAATGATGGGGAAAAGAAAGTGGCTGATAGATATCTAAAGCGTGAAATACTTGGTGAAGGTACCTATGGTGTTGTCTACAAAGCCATTGATACTAAG ACTGGACAGGTAGTTGCAATCAAGAAAATTCGGCTTGGAAAGCAAAAGGAAGGAGTTAACTTTACAGCACTTAGAGAGATCAAATTACTCAAGGAGCTTCATGATCCAAATATAATTGAGTTGGTTGATGCATTTCCTCACAAGGGGAATTTGCATCTTGTGTTCGAGTTCATGGAGACTGATCTTGAAGCGGTTATTCGTGATCGAAACATATTCCTTTCACCAGCtgatataaaatcatacttCCAAATGACGTTAAAAGGACTGGCTTTTTGCCACAGGAAATGGGTTTTGCACAG GGATATGAAGCCAAACAACTTACTGATATCTTCTAATGGACAGCTTAAACTTGGAGATTTTGGTTTAGCACGAATATTTGGTAGCCCAGATCGCAAGTTTACTCACCAA GTTTTCGCTAGATGGTATCGAGCCCCTGAGCTACTGTTTGGCACCAAGCAATATGGTAGTGGAGTTGATGTTTGGGCTGCTGCTTGCATATTTGCTGAACTATTGCTACGCCGACCATTTCTGCAG GGGACAAGTGACATTGACCAATTAGGAAAGATTTTTCAAGCTTTTGGGACTCCTACGCCTTCTCAGTGGCCTGATCTTGTTTACCTCCCTGATTATGTAGAATACCAGACTGTTCCTTCACAACCTTTGCGTAAATTGTTTCCAATGGCTAGTGATGATACACTAGATCTTTTAGCAAAGATGTTCACTTATGATCCAAAAGTTAGAATCACAGTGGAGCAGGCATTGGAGCATAG GTACTTCACATCTGCACCTCTGCCTACAGAGCCAGCAAAGCTCCCTAGACCTGCTCCAAAGCGGGAATCTGTGAATCCTAGGGCTTCAGATTTTAATCCGCTGGAGGGACCTACTGTGTTGTCACCTccaagaaagacaagaagagtgatGCCTGATCGTGAGGGATTTGATGGAAATGCAAATCAActtgataagattcatgaacaTAGTGATTTCAGACAGGCAGCTGGGAATTATACAGGCAAGAATGAGCAGGTGCCAATGTCAATAGATTTTTCTGTCTTCGCCTCAAGACCTATGAGCAGACCCACAATTAACAG TGCCGATAGATCGCATCTAAAGAGAAAACTAGATCTTGAATTCCAGCATCCAGAATAG
- the LOC136203144 gene encoding probable disease resistance protein At4g27220, producing METIVSSLVGLLTDPIKQYVVTPIKQHISYSFTCDSNVQRLHDEVEQLKNKRFRLQQSVDAATRKGDEIYPNVTEWLSTAAKDIEEAEELIHGREEAKKKCFLGFCPNLKTRYQLSKKAYKEASVKGKLLQDAQGLDPISFSPSPPQIIEDNKYGRDALPSRRLILHQIMDALNDPNLNIIGVYGLGGIGKTTLANEILRKAAEQKLFGTVILVAVSQTPDLRRIQGEIADPLGLEFQAKEVPGRARELQQALNKVKVLIILDDLWQKLDLNAVGIPSGDACGGCKILLTSRRKHVLSNEMCTQKEFPLAVLEPEETWRLFEMSVSKAKDPELRAIATEIAKKCAGLPLLILIVATDLRNKGIHAWKDKLIQLSCLENKEIYEQVNEVIKSSYENLIDEEAKSLFLLCPQFGNPNIRIQDLLVYCAGLGLFKHMDSIEGARNRVLTLIDKLKDECLLLDGDKAGFIKIHDLVRDIALTIASDVQHAFVSTSKVTSTELRNKDWTRISLRCSDIAELPEVLECPKAELFSLFAEDLNLDIPNSFFAEVTQLKVLHFTEVNFVFGFRSSLGFLTSLQTLSLERCRLDNLAIIAELKQLELLSLANSSMEELPREIKALTRLKLLDLRDCWNLQVIPANVLSNLCLLEELYMLNGFHGWELEGNASLVELKNLSHLTTLEIEVEDEKLLPKDWFFNGLQNYKIYVGHFHLSFGSEEYESSRVLQLELTSIGLMHRIKEFLKGTEVLHLDEVKGIENLLFDYGQLETDSLGKLRFLEIRNCHSLKNLFPFSCHKCLPQLQKIEVESCDNMEAIVGEGSEGEVMEFPQLTSLKLEHLPHLMGFCQTSGMIVFI from the exons ATGGAGACGATTGTTTCCAGTTTGGTTGGTTTACTTACAGATCCCATCAAACAATATGTTGTTACACCTATCAAACAACATATCAGCTACTCTTTTACCTGTGACAGTAATGTTCAGAGACTCCACGATGAggttgagcagttgaagaacaAAAGATTCAGGCTGCAGCAGTCCGTTGATGCTGCTACTCGAAAAGGGGACGAGATCTATCCCAATGTTACCGAGTGGCTGAGCACTGCGGCAAAAGACATTGAAGAGGCAGAGGAACTTATCCATGGGAGAGAAGAAGCTAAGAAGAAATGTTTTCTCGGATTTTGCCCTAATTTGAAGACTCGCTATCAGCTGAGTAAGAAAGCATATAAGGAAGCTTCGGTGAAGGGTAAGCTGCTTCAGGATGCTCAAGGATTAGATCCAATTTCATTCTCCCCGTCTCCGCCTCAGATAATTGAGGATAACAAGTACGGTCGTGATGCCTTGCCATCAAGGAGGCTGATCTTGcaccaaattatggatgctctGAATGATCCAAATCTGAATATCATAGGAGTCTATGGTCTGGGAGGAATTGGCAAAACAACACTTGCAAATGAGATACTTCGCAAAGCTGCAGAACAGAAGTTGTTCGGTACTGTAATACTGGTTGCTGTTTCTCAGACGCCTGACCTGCGAAGAATTCAAGGAGAAATTGCTGATCCCTTAGGCTTGGAATTTCAAGCTAAGGAAGTTCCTGGAAGAGCGAGGGAACTTCAGCAGGCGTTGAACAAAGTCAAAGTGCTCATCATTCTTGATGATCTTTGGCAAAAACTTGATTTGAATGCTGTAGGAATTCCTTCCGGAGATGCATGTGGAGGTTGCAAAATACTGCTAACCTCAAGGAGGAAGCATGTTTTATCAAATGAGATGTGCACACAGAAAGAATTTCCGCTCGCTGTTCTAGAACCAGAAGAAACATGGAGATTGTTTGAAATGTCTGTAAGTAAGGCTAAAGATCCTGAGTTGCGTGCCATAGCAACTGAAATTGCCAAAAAATGTGCAGGGTTGCCCCTTCTAATTCTGATAGTTGCCACAGATCTGCGAAATAAAGGTATACACGCATGGAAAGATAAGCTAATCCAGCTTTCATGCTTAGAAAATAAAGAGATATACGAGCAAGTGAACGAAGTTATTAAGTCAAGCTATGAGAATTTGATTGATGAGGAAGCCAAGTCACTCTTCTTGCTTTGCCCTCAGTTTGGGAATCCGAATATTCGAATTCAAGACTTGCTCGTTTACTGTGCGGGCCTAGGCTTATTTAAGCACATGGATTCCATTGAAGGAGCAAGGAACAGAGTATTAACTTTGATTGATAAACTCAAAGATGAGTGCTTGCTGTTGGATGGTGACAAGGCTGGATTCATCAAAATCCACGACCTTGTTCGTGACATTGCTCTTACAATTGCATCCGATGTGCAACATGCTTTTGTAAGTACAAGTAAGGTTACATCAACAGAGTTGCGAAACAAAGATTGGACCCGAATTTCCCTTCGTTGTTCTGATATAGCTGAGCTTCCGGAAGTCCTCGAATGTCCAAAAGCGGAGCTGTTTTCACTGTTTGCGGAAGATCTTAATCTAGATATCCCTAATTCATTTTTTGCAGAGGTTACACAACTCAAGGTTCTCCATTTTACTGAGGTGAACTTCGTATTCGGATTTCGTTCCTCACTTGGTTTTCTTACAAGCCTTCAAACATTGTCTTTGGAACGTTGTAGATTGGACAACCTAGCTATAATTGCAGAATTGAAGCAGCTGGAGTTGTTGAGTTTGGCTAATTCAAGTATGGAAGAATTGCCTAGAGAAATCAAGGCATTGACTCGACTAAAGCTATTAGATTTGAGAGACTGCTGGAATCTCCAGGTAATCCCGGCAAATGTCTTGTCAAATCTGTGTTTATTAGAAGAGTTGTACATGCTTAACGGTTTTCATGGATGGGAGCTGGAAGGAAATGCGAGTCTTGTGGAATTGAAGAACTTGTCTCACCTGACAACTCTGGAAATAGAAGTTGAAGATGAGAAGTTATTACCAAAGGACTGGTTCTTTAATGGATTGCAAAACTATAAAATATATGTAGGTCATTTTCATTTGTCTTTTGGGTCTGAGGAATATGAATCATCAAGGGTGCTACAGCTAGAGCTGACGAGTATTGGTTTGATGCATAGGATTAAAGAGTTTCTGAAAGGGACTGAAGTTCTACATTTAGATGAAGTGAAGGGGATTGAGAATTTGTTGTTTGATTATGGTCAACTTGAAACAGATTCTCTTGGGAAACTACGATTTTTAGAAATCAGGAATTGCCATTCGTTGAAGAATCTCTTTCCATTTTCATGTCACAAATGTTTGCCGCAGCTTCAAAAAATTGAAGTCGAATCTTGTGATAACATGGAAGCTATTGTTGGTGAAGGGAGTGAAGGTGAAGTGATGGAGTTCCCTCAGTTGACCTCTTTGAAGCTGGAACATCTACCACATCTAATGGGCTTTTGCCAAACAAGTGGAATG ATTGTTTTCATTTAA